Proteins co-encoded in one Garra rufa chromosome 21, GarRuf1.0, whole genome shotgun sequence genomic window:
- the wdr25 gene encoding WD repeat-containing protein 25, with the protein MASLVDYEDSDSETDPDLQLVCAAPQLHHEKAFIMSSSSSSSSYPSAAQRSCGSSASVKRVYPQVSVVRPYVSKRQRLSSAEPTVVQAEEPDWSGSAGSPVLSEVSERVRPFLGRKRGGVELPRRTQCRIQAHQGPVNVLQWSPVDHLSHLLLSASMDKTFKVWDGVGSGRCLQTYSAHRGSVRDACWLACGRRLLSGSFDGSAALTDVETGKTIAQMENGFKVCCVAPRPSEPDVFLCGGFSSEVRAWDARCRKVLRVYKAAVQRTLDVLFLNDGREFISSTDAVSRDSADRTLIAWDFETTAKLSNQIFHERFTCPCLASHPLENSFVSQTNGSYIALFSAQRPYRINKRRRYEGHKVEGFPVHCGFSADGSVLVSGSSTGSVHFYDFQTSRTLNTLHAHQHACVCATLHPVIPAVTATSDWTGEIKIWS; encoded by the exons ATGGCTTCTCTGGTGGATTATGAGGATTCTGACAGTGAGACGGATCCAGATCTTCAGCTGGTGTGTGCTGCTCCTCAGCTTCATCATGAGAAAGCCTTCATCATGAGCtcctcatcttcatcatcatcatatcCATCAGCAGCACAGCGCTCATGTGGTTCATCTGCCTCCGTGAAGAGAGTATATCCGCAGGTGTCTGTGGTGAGGCCGTATGTTTCTAAAAGACAGAGACTGTCCTCCGCTGAGCCCACAGTCGTCCAGGCAGAAGAACCGGACTGGTCTGGATCCGCCGGATCTCCTGTGCTGTCTGAGGTGTCAGAGAGGGTCCGGCCGTTTCTGGGCCGTAAGCGTGGAGGGGTTGAGCTGCCCAGACGCACGCAGTGCCGCATTCAGGCCCATCAGGGTCCAGTGAACGTCCTGCAGTGGAGTCCAGTGGATCATCTCAGTCATCTGCTGCTGTCTGCATCCATGGACAAAACCTTCAAG GTGTGGGATGGTGTTGGCAGTGGGCGGTGCTTACAGACATACTCCGCCCACCGCGGGTCCGTGCGTGATGCGTGTTGGCTGGCGTGTGGGCGACGCCTCCTCTCAGGGTCGTTTGACGGCAGCGCGGCGCTCACCGATGTGGAGACGG GTAAGACGATCGCACAGATGGAGAACGGTTTTAAGGTGTGTTGTGTCGCCCCGCGCCCCTCTGAGCCCGACGTCTTCCTGTGCGGAGGCTTCAGTTCAGAGGTCAGGGCCTGGGACGCCCGCTGCCGTAAG GTGCTGCGGGTGTATAAAGCGGCGGTTCAGCGGACACTGGACGTCCTGTTCCTGAACGACGGGAGAGAGTTCATCAGCAGCACCGACGCCGTCAGCCGAGACTCCGCCGATCGAACGCTCATCGCCTGGGACTTTGAGACCACCGCCAAACTCTCCAACCAGATATTCCAC GAGCGCTTCACCTGTCCGTGTCTGGCGTCTCATCCGCTGGAGAACAGCTTCGTCTCTCAGACCAACGGCAGCTACATCGCTCTGTTCTCAGCGCAGCGGCCCTACAGGATCAACAAGAGACGCCGCTACGAGGGACACAAG GTGGAGGGTTTTCCAGTGCATTGTGGGTTCTCTGCAGACGGAAGCGTTCTGGTTTCCGGTAGTTCTACAGGTTCTGTGCACTTCTATGACTTTCAGACGTCACGCACCCTGAACACGCTTCACGCTCACCAACACGCCTGCGTCTGCGCCACGCTCCATCCCGTCATTCCCGCCGTCACCGCCACGTCTGATTGGACGGGAGAGATCAAGATATGGAGCTGA
- the wars1 gene encoding tryptophan--tRNA ligase, cytoplasmic, giving the protein MADLSPMDLYEKLTAQGEAVRSLKAQKSPKADVDAAVQLLLQMKLDYKRVMGQDYKAGCPPAEGEMAVDNGAAAEDGDDQVDPWNVSSSNAKGVDYDKLIVRFGSSKIDQELVDRIARVTGKTPHHFLRRGIFFSHRDMHQILDAFENKKSFYLYTGRGPSSEAMHVGHLIPFIFTKWLQDMFDVPLVIQMTDDEKYLWKDLTLEDCHRYTVENAKDIIACGFDVNKTFIFSDLDYMGASPAFYRNVVKVQKHVTFNQVKGIFGFTDSDCIGKISFPAIQAAPSFSSSFPQIFGDRTDVQCLIPCAIDQDPYFRMTRDVAPRIGYPKPALLHSTFFPALQGAQTKMSASDANSSIFLTDSPKQIKNKVNKHAFSGGKDTVEEHRKFGGNPDVDVSFMYLTFFMEDDDQLEKIRQDYSSGALLTGELKKCLIETLQPLIAAHQERRKLVTEDTVRQFMSPRKLPFN; this is encoded by the exons ATGGCAGATTTGAGCCCCATGGACCTGTATGAGAAGCTGACAGCTCAGGGAGAGGCAGTGAGATCTCTGAAAGCTCAGAAGAGCCCCAAA GCTGATGTGGACGCTGCGGTCCAGCTGTTGCTCCAGATGAAGCTGGACTACAAGCGTGTGATGGGTCAGGACTATAAGGCCGGATGTCCACCGGCGGAGGGTGAGATGGCGGTGGATAACGGAGCAGCGGCGGAGGATGGAGATGATCAGGTGGATCCGTGGAACGTCTCCTCCAGCAACGCCAAAGGAGTGGACTACGATAAACTCATCG TGAGGTTCGGCAGCAGTAAGATCGATCAGGAGCTGGTGGACAGAATCGCTCGAGTCACAGGAAAAACACCACACCATTTCCTGCGCAGAGGAATCTTCTTCTCACACAG GGACATGCATCAGATCCTGGACGCGTTTGAGAATAAGAAATCCTTCTATCTGTACACGGGTCGAGGGCCGTCCTCAGAGGCCATGCATGTGGGTCACCTGATACCCTTCATCTTCACAAA GTGGCTTCAGGACATGTTTGACGTTCCTCTGGTGATTCAGATGACGGATGATGAGAAGTATCTGTGGAAGGATCTGACGCTGGAAGACTGTCATCGATACACAGTGGAGAACGCCAAAGACATCATCGCCTGCGGATTCGACGTCAACAAGACCTTCATCTTCTCTGATCTCGACTATATGGG GGCGAGTCCTGCGTTCTACAGGAACGTGGTGAAGGTTCAGAAGCATGTGACGTTTAACCAGGTCAAAGGCATCTTCGGCTTCACAGACAGCGACTGCATCG GTAAAATCAGTTTCCCGGCCATCCAAGCAGCTCCGTCCTTCAGCAGCTCATTCCCGCAGATCTTCGGCGACAGGACGGACGTTCAGTGTCTGATTCCGTGTGCCATCGATCAG GATCCGTATTTCCGGATGACGCGGGACGTGGCTCCTCGGATCGGCTATCCCAAACCGGCTCTGCTTCACTCCACCTTCTTCCCGGCGCTGCAGGGAGCTCAGACCAAGATGAGCGCCAGCGACGCCAACTCCTCCATCTTCCTGACCGACTCGCCCAAACAGATCAAGAACAAG GTCAACAAACACGCCTTCTCCGGCGGGAAGGACACGGTCGAGGAGCACAGGAAGTTCGGCGGGAATCCAGACGTGGACGTTTCCTTCATGTATCTCACCTTCTTCATGGAAGACGACGATCAGCTGGAGAAGATCAGACAG GACTACAGCAGTGGTGCGCTGCTCACCGGTGAACTGAAGAAGTGTTTGATCGAGACGCTTCAGCCCTTGATCGCCGCTCATCAGGAGAGACGCAAACTCGTGACGGAAGACACCGTCAGACAGTTCATGAGCCCTCGCAAACTACCCTTCAACTAA
- the slc25a47b gene encoding solute carrier family 25 member 47-B, with amino-acid sequence MSMPLTTVSISSSLVFGTYRNVLHLLQDLRHRSASDPHRKADIFVSGFAGGVAQVLVMSPADMVKVRLQCQSNPPDSKPRYRGPLHCLLRIVRDEGLLGLYKGSAALALRDGPSFATYFLTYNSICDFLRPTDGHQTGWPVVLVAGGVSGMCGWAVGTPMDVIKARLQVSGVSGRRYRGFFHCISHSVRTEGVSVLFKGLTVNCVRAFPVNMSVFATYELVVRFLRPAS; translated from the exons ATGTCGATGCCGCTGACCACGGTCTCCATCAGCTCGTCTCTGGTGTTCGGCACCTACAGGAACGTCCTTCATCTCCTGCAGGATCTGCGGCACAGGAGCGCATCGGATCCTCATCGTAAAGCTGATATCTTTGTGTCAGGGTTTGCCGGAGGCGTCGCTCAG GTGTTGGTGATGTCTCCCGCAGACATGGTGAAAGTTCGTCTTCAGTGTCAGAGCAATCCGCCGGACTCCAAGCCCAGATACCGGGGTCCGCTCCACTGTCTGCTGAGGATCGTGCGGGACGAGGGTCTGCTGGGGCTCTATAAGGGCTCCGCCGCTTTAGCGCTGCGTGACGGACCCTCCTTCGCCACCTACTTCCTCACCTACAACAGCATCTGTGACTTCCTGCGGCCCACAGACGGccatcagacag GCTGGCCGGTGGTTCTCGTGGCGGGCGGTGTGTCGGGGATGTGCGGTTGGGCCGTGGGGACGCCTATGGATGTGATCAAAGCCCGTCTGCAGGTGTCAGGTGTGAGCGGCCGGCGCTACAGAGGCTTCTTTCACTGCATCTCACACAGCGTCAGGACCGAAGGCGTCTCCGTCCTCTTCAAGGGTCTGACGGTAAACTGCGTCCGTGCCTTTCCGGTCAACATGTCCGTGTTTGCCACCTACGAACTGGTCGTTCGCTTTCTGCGTCCGGCGTCATAG